One genomic segment of Gopherus flavomarginatus isolate rGopFla2 chromosome 11, rGopFla2.mat.asm, whole genome shotgun sequence includes these proteins:
- the LOC127031231 gene encoding olfactory receptor 12-like: MENHTMVAEFTLMGFGGHPELQVFLSFLFLVLYTVTLVGNVGMIAIIRADSRLHTPMYFFLKNLSFLDLCYSSVIAPKALLCFLTGHRTISYNGCAAQMFFFSFFGTTETFILAVMAYDRFVAICNPLRYPITMSKRTCVRLVAGSYFAGCLNCSIQTGFTFTLSFCGPGKIDHFFCDVPAVMKASCSDTFASEMAMLAVCGFIIVSTGLVILISYGFIITTVMRIPSAEGRHRAFSTCATHLVTVSLFYGTIFFMYAQPGAISSPGQSKVVSVFYTIVIPMLNPLIYSLRNKEVKGALRKQLTKKGFFH; this comes from the coding sequence ATGGAAAACCACACCATGGTGGCTGAGTTCACCCTGATGGGGTTCGGAGGTCATCCCGAACTGCAagtcttcctctctttccttttcttggTTCTATACACTGTCACACTGGTGGGGAATGTTGGCATGATCGCCATCATCAGAGCTGACTCCAGgctccacacccccatgtacttcttcctgaagAATCTGTCCTTCCTGGACCTCTGCTACTCCTCCGTCattgcccccaaagccctgctgtgctTCTTAACCGGGCACAGAACCATCTCCTACAATGGCTGTGCTGCCCAAATgttcttcttctctttctttggGACCACCGAGACATTCATCCTGGCCGTGATGGCCTACGATCGCTTTGTCGCCATCTGCAACCCACTGCGCTATCCAATCACAATGTCCAAGAGGACTTGTGTTCGCCTGGTGGCAGGCTCCTATTTCGCAGGTTGCCTGAACTGCAGCATCCAGACAGGCTTTACATTCACCTTGTCCTTCTGCGGGCCGGGGAAAATCGATCACTTCTTCTGTGATGTCCCTGCAGTGATGAAAGCCTCCTGCTCTGACACCTTTGCCAGTGAAATGGCGATGCTGGCTGTGTGCGGGTTCATCATAGTGAGCACTGGCCTGGTAATCCTTATCTCCTATGGCTTCATCATCACCACTGTCATGAGGATACCCTCCGCTGAGGGAAGACACAGAGCCTTTTCCACTTGTGCCACCCACCTGGTAACTGTAAGCTTGTTCTATGGAACAATCTTCTTCATGTATGCCCAGCCCGGGGCCATATCCTCTCCAGGTCAAAGCAAAGTGGTCTCTGTGTTCTACACCATTGTCATCCCCATGCTGAACCCTttgatctacagcctgaggaacaaggaggtgaaagGGGCCCTGAGAAAACAACTAACAAAGAAAGGCTTTTTCCACTGA
- the LOC127030921 gene encoding olfactory receptor 1020-like, whose protein sequence is MGSGNSTTVTEFVLLGFTSSPDLRALLFALFSVSYVTILLGNASLLLVIHLDACLHTPMYLFLRHLSFVDLCYSSAIVPKALNSFVMGDGSISFLGCAMQFCVFGGMLTTECCLLAVMAYDRFVAICKTLLYTVAMSDRICTWLLVCSYASGFLNSLIQTGYTFSLPFCGANQVDYFFCDITPLLKLSCTETRSNETIILASACVIGVSSFLTTLISYLYIFMAILRIPSPQGRRKAFSTCSSHLTAVFIFFGTLIFMYLRPKPSYSAQQDKAVSVLYTIVIPMVNPMIYSLRNKDVKEALRRRLPVTVSGWRLPTFPSPKESGLSRAFYNT, encoded by the coding sequence ATGGGCAGTGGAAACAGCACCACGGTGACAGAGTTTGTCCTTCTGGGCTTCACATCAAGCCCAGACCTGCGAGCTCTGCTCTTCGCGCTTTTCTCAGTCAGCTATGTCACCATCCTGCTGGGGAACGccagcctcctgctggtcatccaccTCGATGCTTGCCTGCACACCCCGATGTACCTCTTCCTCAGGCACCTGTCCTTTGTGGACCTCTGCTACTCCTCTGCCATCGTCCCCAAGGCTCTGAACAGCTTTGTGATGGGAGATGGGTCCATCTCCTTCCTGGGGTGCGCCATGCAGTTCTGTGTCTTCGGCGGCATGCTGACCACCGAGTGCTGTCTGCTGGCCGTCATGGCCTATGACCGCTTTGTGGCCATCTGCAAGACGCTGCTCTACACGGTCGCCATGTCCGATAGGATTTGCACTTGGCTCCTGGTCTGCTCCTATGCCAGCGGCTTCCTGAACTCCTTAATCCAAACTGGCTACACATTCAGCTTGCCCTTCTGCGGGGCCAACCAGGTCGActatttcttctgtgacatcacACCCCTGCTGAAGCTCTCTTGCACCGAGACCCGGAGCAACGAGACCATCATCCTGGCCTCGGCCTGCGTCATCGGTGTCAGCAGCTTCCTGACCACGCTGATCTCCTATCTGTACATCTTCATGGCCATCCTCAGGATCCCCTCTCCTCAGGGCAGGCGtaaggccttctccacctgcagctctCACCTCACAGCCGTCTTCATCTTCTTCGGGACTCTGATCTTCATGTACTTGCGGCCCAAGCCAAGTTATTCTGCTCAGCAGGACAAAGCTGTCTCTGTGCTGTACACCATAGTGATTCCCATGGTGAACCCCatgatctacagcctgagaaataaGGATGTTAAAGAGGCATTGAGGAGAAGGCTTCCTGTCACAGTCAGTGGCTGGCGTCTTcccacctttccctctcccaAAGAATCTGGCCTAAGCAGAGCTTTCTATAACACATAG